From Epinephelus lanceolatus isolate andai-2023 chromosome 5, ASM4190304v1, whole genome shotgun sequence, the proteins below share one genomic window:
- the znf710a gene encoding zinc finger protein 710a isoform X2, translating into MRSLKHLKHHSRNNVEEESSRLVRTYPKMTEGHVDVGTQTEPVVVLSLAQAAVLGLISQNEIFGATIAPNGFYTGEPRECPHPPPEAMEYEYADQLIGANGDYLAEPSGEPEPQPHCSERRRPGPRGRTKRPRSEEGHPHKVASPQAQVKGEQLDSDSPPSCIHMNSRQSPGKSEDPVTQQGPLKEEQACGNCPSCVRDTPRPQTDGQPEQEEENTGRERERKEEELVVEEEEEEEALNLKTSGDTGSPLENRYYESNEVAYESADMALPGEYEENGQAMLWSDPEGLARRMQIDRLDINVQIDESYCVDVGEGLKRWKCRMCEKSYTSKYNLVTHILGHNGIKPHECLHCGKLFKQPSHLQTHLLTHQGTRPHKCTVCEKAFTQTSHLKRHMLQHSDVKPYSCRFCGRGFAYPSELRTHENKHENGQCHVCTQCGLEFPTYAHLKRHLASHQGPTTYQCTECHKSFAYRSQLQNHLMKHQNVRPYVCPECGMEFVQIHHLRQHALTHKGMKEFKCDVCAREFTLSANLKRHMLIHASVRPFQCHVCFKTFVQKQTLKTHMIVHLPVKPFKCKVCGKSFNRMYNLLGHMHLHAGSKPFKCPYCTSKFNLKGNLSRHMKVKHGIMDTSIDGQEPPQDPEGQEDYEEESFEFSERENRANNNNTPDVAKLSQMEYYSTYGKGAGRFSTA; encoded by the exons ATGAGATCCCTGAAACACCTCAAACATCACTCCAGGAACAATGTG gaggaggagagtagCCGCTTGGTGCGGACCTACCCCAAGATGACTGAAGGCCACGTGGATGTGGGCACGCAGACGGAGCCCGTGGTGGTGCTATCTCTGGCTCAGGCTGCTGTTCTCGGCCTCATCTCCCAGAATGAAATCTTTGGGGCCACCATAGCTCCAAATGGCTTTTACACAGGGGAGCCCAGAGAGTGCCCTcatcctccacctgaggcaatGGAGTATGAGTACGCTGATCAGCTAATAGGGGCCAACGGGGACTACCTGGCTGAGCCTTCTGGGGAGCCGGAGCCTCAGCCCCACTGCAGTGAGAGAAGGCGGCCGGGGCCCCGTGGGAGAACCAAGAGGCCCAGGAGTGAGGAGGGTCACCCACACAAAGTAGCAAGTCCACAGGCTCAGGTTAAAGGTGAACAGCTTGACTCTGATAGCCCTCCATCCTGCATTCACATGAACAGCAGGCAAAGTCCCGGCAAGTCAGAGGATCCAGTCACTCAACAAGGTCCTCTGAAAGAGGAGCAGGCCTGCGGAAACTGTCCCTCATGTGTGAGAGACACACCCAGGCCACAAACAGACGGACAGCCAgaacaggaagaagaaaacactggtagagaaagagagaggaaggaagaagagTTGGTggtagaggaagaagaggaggaggaggcgctAAACCTCAAGACCAGTGGCGACACTGGCAGTCCTCTGGAGAACCGCTATTACGAGTCCAATGAGGTGGCCTACGAGTCCGCTGACATGGCTCTGCCAGGAGAATATGAGGAGAACGGCCAGGCCATGCTGTGGTCAGATCCAGAGGGCCTCGCCAGACGAATGCAGATTGACCGGTTGGACATCAACGTACAGATCGATGAGTCGTACTGCGTAGATGTGGGCGAGGGTCTGAAACGCTGGAAGTGTCGCATGTGCGAGAAGTCATATACATCCAAATACAACCTCGTCACTCATATCCTGGGCCATAATGGAATAAAGCCCCATGAATGTCTACACTGTGGGAAGCTCTTCAAGCAGCCGAGCCACCTCCAGACTCACCTGCTCACCCACCAGGGCACCAGACCTCACAAGTGCACTGTTTGTGAGAAGGCCTTCACGCAGACCAGCCACTTGAAGAGGCACATGCTGCAGCACTCAGACGTCAAACCATACAGCTGCCGCTTCTGCGGCCGCGGCTTCGCCTACCCCAGCGAACTGAGGACCCACGAGAACAAACACGAGAACGGCCAGTGCCATGTCTGCACCCAGTGCGGCCTCGAGTTCCCAACCTACGCGCACCTGAAGCGCCACCTTGCCAGCCACCAGGGCCCGACCACGTACCAGTGCACGGAGTGCCACAAGTCCTTCGCCTACCGCAGCCAGCTGCAGAACCACTTGATGAAGCACCAGAACGTGCGGCCCTACGTCTGCCCCGAGTGCGGCATGGAGTTTGTCCAGATCCACCACCTTCGACAACACGCGCTCACTCACAAG GGCATGAAAGAATTCAAGTGCGACGTCTGCGCCAGAGAGTTCACCCTGTCTGCCAACCTGAAGAGACACATGTTGATCCACGCCAGCGTGCGGCCCTTCCAGTGCCACGTCTGCTTCAAGacctttgtccagaagcagacCCTTAAAACGCACATGATTGTCCACCTGCCGGTCAAGCCTTTCAAATGCAAG GTGTGCGGAAAGTCTTTCAACAGAATGTACAACCTCCTCGGCCACATGCACCTCCACGCCGGCAGCAAGCCCTTCAAGTGCCCTTACTGCACCAGCAAGTTCAACCTGAAGGGCAACCTCAGCCGACACATGAAGGTCAAACACGGCATCATGGACACCTCGATAGACGGGCAAG AACCCCCCCAAGATCCAGAGGGCCAGGAGGACTACGAGGAGGAGAGCTTCGAGTTCAGCGAGCGAGAAAACCgagctaacaacaacaacacaccagACGTTGCTAAACTATCTCAAATGGAGTATTACAGCACCTATGGGAAGGGCGCAGGGCGCTTCAGCACTGCATGA
- the znf710a gene encoding zinc finger protein 710a isoform X1 produces the protein MRSLKHLKHHSRNNVEEESSRLVRTYPKMTEGHVDVGTQTEPVVVLSLAQAAVLGLISQNEIFGATIAPNGFYTGEPRECPHPPPEAMEYEYADQLIGANGDYLAEPSGEPEPQPHCSERRRPGPRGRTKRPRSEEGHPHKVASPQAQVKGEQLDSDSPPSCIHMNSRQSPGKSEDPVTQQGPLKEEQACGNCPSCVRDTPRPQTDGQPEQEEENTGRERERKEEELVVEEEEEEEALNLKTSGDTGSPLENRYYESNEVAYESADMALPGEYEENGQAMLWSDPEGLARRMQIDRLDINVQIDESYCVDVGEGLKRWKCRMCEKSYTSKYNLVTHILGHNGIKPHECLHCGKLFKQPSHLQTHLLTHQGTRPHKCTVCEKAFTQTSHLKRHMLQHSDVKPYSCRFCGRGFAYPSELRTHENKHENGQCHVCTQCGLEFPTYAHLKRHLASHQGPTTYQCTECHKSFAYRSQLQNHLMKHQNVRPYVCPECGMEFVQIHHLRQHALTHKVLAAHTLALKGMKEFKCDVCAREFTLSANLKRHMLIHASVRPFQCHVCFKTFVQKQTLKTHMIVHLPVKPFKCKVCGKSFNRMYNLLGHMHLHAGSKPFKCPYCTSKFNLKGNLSRHMKVKHGIMDTSIDGQEPPQDPEGQEDYEEESFEFSERENRANNNNTPDVAKLSQMEYYSTYGKGAGRFSTA, from the exons ATGAGATCCCTGAAACACCTCAAACATCACTCCAGGAACAATGTG gaggaggagagtagCCGCTTGGTGCGGACCTACCCCAAGATGACTGAAGGCCACGTGGATGTGGGCACGCAGACGGAGCCCGTGGTGGTGCTATCTCTGGCTCAGGCTGCTGTTCTCGGCCTCATCTCCCAGAATGAAATCTTTGGGGCCACCATAGCTCCAAATGGCTTTTACACAGGGGAGCCCAGAGAGTGCCCTcatcctccacctgaggcaatGGAGTATGAGTACGCTGATCAGCTAATAGGGGCCAACGGGGACTACCTGGCTGAGCCTTCTGGGGAGCCGGAGCCTCAGCCCCACTGCAGTGAGAGAAGGCGGCCGGGGCCCCGTGGGAGAACCAAGAGGCCCAGGAGTGAGGAGGGTCACCCACACAAAGTAGCAAGTCCACAGGCTCAGGTTAAAGGTGAACAGCTTGACTCTGATAGCCCTCCATCCTGCATTCACATGAACAGCAGGCAAAGTCCCGGCAAGTCAGAGGATCCAGTCACTCAACAAGGTCCTCTGAAAGAGGAGCAGGCCTGCGGAAACTGTCCCTCATGTGTGAGAGACACACCCAGGCCACAAACAGACGGACAGCCAgaacaggaagaagaaaacactggtagagaaagagagaggaaggaagaagagTTGGTggtagaggaagaagaggaggaggaggcgctAAACCTCAAGACCAGTGGCGACACTGGCAGTCCTCTGGAGAACCGCTATTACGAGTCCAATGAGGTGGCCTACGAGTCCGCTGACATGGCTCTGCCAGGAGAATATGAGGAGAACGGCCAGGCCATGCTGTGGTCAGATCCAGAGGGCCTCGCCAGACGAATGCAGATTGACCGGTTGGACATCAACGTACAGATCGATGAGTCGTACTGCGTAGATGTGGGCGAGGGTCTGAAACGCTGGAAGTGTCGCATGTGCGAGAAGTCATATACATCCAAATACAACCTCGTCACTCATATCCTGGGCCATAATGGAATAAAGCCCCATGAATGTCTACACTGTGGGAAGCTCTTCAAGCAGCCGAGCCACCTCCAGACTCACCTGCTCACCCACCAGGGCACCAGACCTCACAAGTGCACTGTTTGTGAGAAGGCCTTCACGCAGACCAGCCACTTGAAGAGGCACATGCTGCAGCACTCAGACGTCAAACCATACAGCTGCCGCTTCTGCGGCCGCGGCTTCGCCTACCCCAGCGAACTGAGGACCCACGAGAACAAACACGAGAACGGCCAGTGCCATGTCTGCACCCAGTGCGGCCTCGAGTTCCCAACCTACGCGCACCTGAAGCGCCACCTTGCCAGCCACCAGGGCCCGACCACGTACCAGTGCACGGAGTGCCACAAGTCCTTCGCCTACCGCAGCCAGCTGCAGAACCACTTGATGAAGCACCAGAACGTGCGGCCCTACGTCTGCCCCGAGTGCGGCATGGAGTTTGTCCAGATCCACCACCTTCGACAACACGCGCTCACTCACAAGGTACTGGCAGCGCACACCCTTGCACTTAAG GGCATGAAAGAATTCAAGTGCGACGTCTGCGCCAGAGAGTTCACCCTGTCTGCCAACCTGAAGAGACACATGTTGATCCACGCCAGCGTGCGGCCCTTCCAGTGCCACGTCTGCTTCAAGacctttgtccagaagcagacCCTTAAAACGCACATGATTGTCCACCTGCCGGTCAAGCCTTTCAAATGCAAG GTGTGCGGAAAGTCTTTCAACAGAATGTACAACCTCCTCGGCCACATGCACCTCCACGCCGGCAGCAAGCCCTTCAAGTGCCCTTACTGCACCAGCAAGTTCAACCTGAAGGGCAACCTCAGCCGACACATGAAGGTCAAACACGGCATCATGGACACCTCGATAGACGGGCAAG AACCCCCCCAAGATCCAGAGGGCCAGGAGGACTACGAGGAGGAGAGCTTCGAGTTCAGCGAGCGAGAAAACCgagctaacaacaacaacacaccagACGTTGCTAAACTATCTCAAATGGAGTATTACAGCACCTATGGGAAGGGCGCAGGGCGCTTCAGCACTGCATGA